One genomic region from Ornithinimicrobium flavum encodes:
- a CDS encoding GntR family transcriptional regulator, with protein MMGNGDSRPGAWHGKAGTAGEIAYQQLKRQILTCELEPSTELRAGELAADTGFGRTPIREALTRLVHEGLVEVRPRQGYRVQEITAVGVREAHELRLLLEPAAVELAIERATDAELEALHDLAHASYDHGDRETYERFVLENRQFHVRLAAYGNRRLASVLERLMEDLQRLYFRSLSFQDTAGEQMHEHHELYDAVIGRDVPTARSICVEQIQASHERVIETLLNDLTGPALRQAHAVLHTQLTPHLRRPHTTSGHW; from the coding sequence ATGATGGGAAACGGAGACAGTCGGCCCGGAGCATGGCACGGAAAGGCCGGTACGGCCGGAGAGATCGCCTACCAGCAGCTCAAGCGGCAGATCCTGACCTGCGAGCTGGAACCCTCGACCGAGCTGCGCGCAGGTGAGCTCGCCGCCGACACAGGTTTCGGTCGGACACCCATCCGCGAGGCGCTGACCCGCCTGGTCCACGAAGGGCTGGTCGAGGTGCGGCCTCGGCAGGGATACCGGGTCCAGGAGATCACCGCCGTCGGCGTCCGGGAGGCGCACGAGCTGCGCCTGTTGCTCGAACCCGCGGCCGTCGAGCTGGCCATCGAACGAGCAACCGATGCCGAGCTCGAGGCGCTGCACGACCTGGCGCACGCTTCCTACGACCACGGCGACCGCGAGACCTACGAGCGCTTCGTCCTGGAGAACAGGCAGTTCCATGTACGCCTGGCCGCCTACGGCAACCGACGACTGGCCTCGGTCCTGGAGCGGCTGATGGAGGACCTGCAACGGCTGTACTTCCGAAGCCTGAGCTTCCAGGACACCGCCGGCGAGCAGATGCACGAGCATCACGAGCTGTACGACGCCGTCATCGGGCGGGACGTCCCCACCGCCCGCTCGATCTGTGTCGAGCAGATCCAGGCGAGTCACGAGCGGGTCATCGAAACCCTCCTGAACGACCTCACCGGGCCCGCCCTGCGCCAGGCCCACGCCGTCCTCCACACCCAGCTGACCCCTCATCTGCGCCGGCCGCACACCACCTCCGGGCACTGGTGA
- a CDS encoding ABC transporter ATP-binding protein yields the protein MGESGSGKSVTVMAALGLLPENAVVEGRVTFAGRDLGSVPDVDLRRIRGRECGVVFQDPMSSLNPVQRIRDQIAESLIVHMKQTRKQAYLRAVDLLEEVGIPDPARRAAAYPHQFSGGMRQRVMIAMALACRPRLLIADEPTTALDVTVQAQITDLVQRLQREHGMAVVWITHDLGVVAQMADQVSVMYAGRIVESGPCAELYSAPNHPYTVGLLTAVPRLDAALGRDLVEIPGTPPDPKHVPSGCSFAPRCFMAHEDCVTERPPLTTRAGRAAACWYVEEVPAPVEQAAVGAQVALGTGSHPSTTASELLRVDGLKVHFGTHGRWLGKSAPTRAVDGVDLTLAAGETLGLVGRAGRASRRWAGRWSALSGLPRARSASTVWTARMPPGPTCAVCVARLRWSSRTPPAR from the coding sequence GTGGGGGAGTCCGGGTCGGGCAAGAGTGTGACCGTGATGGCGGCCCTGGGCCTGCTGCCGGAAAACGCCGTGGTGGAGGGTCGCGTCACTTTTGCGGGACGTGACCTGGGCAGCGTCCCTGACGTCGACCTGCGCAGGATCCGCGGACGTGAGTGCGGTGTGGTGTTCCAGGACCCGATGTCCTCGCTCAACCCGGTTCAGCGCATCCGCGACCAGATCGCCGAGTCGCTCATCGTGCACATGAAGCAGACACGCAAGCAGGCTTACCTGCGAGCGGTCGACCTTCTGGAGGAAGTCGGTATACCGGACCCGGCGCGTCGGGCGGCCGCCTATCCGCATCAGTTCTCCGGAGGGATGCGCCAGCGCGTCATGATCGCGATGGCGCTGGCGTGTCGGCCGCGGCTCCTGATCGCCGACGAGCCGACGACGGCCCTGGACGTCACGGTCCAGGCGCAGATCACCGACCTGGTGCAGCGGCTGCAGCGCGAGCACGGGATGGCGGTCGTGTGGATCACCCACGATCTGGGTGTGGTCGCGCAGATGGCCGACCAGGTGAGTGTCATGTACGCCGGGCGCATCGTCGAGAGCGGTCCCTGCGCAGAGCTGTACTCAGCTCCTAACCACCCGTACACGGTGGGTCTGTTGACTGCCGTGCCACGGCTGGATGCCGCTCTGGGCAGGGACCTGGTGGAGATCCCCGGTACGCCGCCCGACCCCAAGCACGTCCCGAGCGGATGCTCCTTTGCCCCACGGTGCTTCATGGCGCACGAGGACTGCGTGACCGAGCGGCCTCCGTTGACCACGCGGGCAGGCAGGGCAGCCGCTTGCTGGTACGTCGAGGAGGTGCCGGCCCCCGTGGAACAGGCCGCTGTCGGAGCGCAGGTGGCTCTCGGTACCGGCTCCCACCCCTCGACGACCGCCTCAGAACTGTTGCGGGTCGATGGCCTGAAGGTGCACTTCGGGACCCACGGGAGATGGTTGGGCAAGAGTGCCCCCACCCGAGCGGTCGACGGGGTCGACCTGACGTTGGCCGCGGGCGAGACGCTGGGCCTGGTGGGGAGAGCGGGTCGGGCAAGTCGACGCTGGGCCGGACGGTGGTCGGCATTGAGCGGCCTACCGAGGGCTCGGTCTGCATCGACGGTGTGGACTGCTCGGATGCCTCCGGGGCCGACCTGCGCCGTCTGCGTCGCACGGCTCAGATGGTCTTCCAGGACCCCTCCAGCTCGATGA
- a CDS encoding heavy-metal-associated domain-containing protein — translation MCGTDTTTQTAEQTSAEEKPSCACCSTQTENGAATSEADTSPVQTTYLVTGMTCGHCATAVTNELEALQDVSSVQVDVISGGESSVHVASAKELSAEQIRAALAEAGNYALSGTR, via the coding sequence ATGTGCGGAACCGACACCACCACCCAGACCGCTGAGCAGACCAGCGCCGAGGAGAAGCCCTCCTGCGCGTGCTGCTCCACCCAGACTGAGAACGGCGCCGCGACCTCTGAGGCGGACACTTCCCCGGTCCAGACCACCTATCTCGTCACCGGCATGACCTGCGGCCACTGCGCCACCGCCGTGACCAACGAGCTCGAGGCCCTCCAGGACGTCAGCTCGGTCCAGGTCGACGTCATCTCCGGAGGCGAGTCCTCGGTTCACGTCGCGAGCGCCAAGGAGCTCAGCGCCGAGCAGATCCGCGCGGCTCTGGCCGAGGCCGGCAACTACGCCCTCAGCGGGACGCGCTGA